From one Pieris brassicae chromosome 5, ilPieBrab1.1, whole genome shotgun sequence genomic stretch:
- the LOC123710396 gene encoding transforming growth factor beta-1-induced transcript 1 protein codes for MATKDPAPVICNSCNGAIQGRIVTALNKKWHPEHFTCGSCRQPIEGAKFHQHDGGVRCVPCYTRHHSPRCHACGDPITDRVIQALGVSWHAHHFVCGGCRKELGGGGFMEQAGRAYCSSCYADKFAARCAGCAQPIVDKAIVALDAKWHRDCFTCNKCRNPVTDSTFSVMDNKPLCGKCA; via the exons GCAACCAAAGACCCAGCACCTGTCATCTGCAACAGCTGCAATGGAGCTATTCAAGGCAGA ATTGTAACGGCCTTGAACAAAAAGTGGCACCCTGAGCACTTCACGTGCGGGTCGTGCCGGCAACCCATCGAAGGCGCCAAGTTCCACCAGCACGATGGCGGAGTCCGCTGCGTGCCTTGCTACACCCGCCACCACAGCCCACGCTGCCACGCCTGCGGGGATCCCATCACTGAC CGCGTGATTCAGGCACTAGGCGTATCCTGGCACGCGCACCACTTTGTCTGCGGCGGCTGCAGGAAGGAGTTGGGTGGAGGAGGTTTTATGGAACAG GCCGGCCGCGCATACTGCTCGTCGTGCTACGCGGACAAGTTCGCGGCCCGCTGCGCAGGATGCGCTCAGCCCATCGTTGACAAAGCAATTGTGGCGCTCGACGCTAAATGGCACCGTGACTGCTTTACTTGCAAC AAATGCCGAAACCCAGTGACCGACTCCACATTCTCCGTCATGGACAACAAGCCACTCTGCGGGAAGTGCGCCTaa